One genomic window of Arthrobacter caoxuetaonis includes the following:
- the corA gene encoding magnesium/cobalt transporter CorA, with the protein MTLVDNAVYVDGKRLHSPETLEETFDLIRESGGMAWIGLYRPDDVELLAVAEEFGLNLLIVEDALAGHQRSKLEQYGDQLFVVLRPARYLDDVERVEIGELHLFVGPNFVVTVRHAESPDLARVRKRLEREVDLLSLGPQAVLYAILDQVVDEYAPVSAGLENDIDEIEDELFGGDAEVSRRIYELSREVIGCQRAISPLETVVGELQRNPGKYGVPPELKDNLGDVLDHVLRLIDRITAYRSLLDNALSLSSTLASNRLAETSVAQNEQTKKISSWAAILFAPTLVGTVYGMNFQNMPELDWPLGYPMALTLMVLLGILLYGAFKRKNWL; encoded by the coding sequence GTGACCCTGGTGGATAACGCCGTGTATGTGGACGGGAAGCGTCTGCACAGCCCGGAGACGCTCGAGGAGACGTTTGATCTCATCCGGGAAAGCGGCGGCATGGCCTGGATCGGGCTCTACCGCCCGGATGACGTTGAACTGCTGGCCGTCGCCGAGGAGTTTGGGCTGAACCTGCTGATCGTGGAGGACGCCCTGGCCGGGCACCAGCGGTCCAAGCTGGAACAGTACGGTGACCAGCTTTTTGTGGTGCTCCGCCCCGCCCGCTATCTGGACGACGTCGAACGCGTGGAAATCGGCGAACTGCACCTTTTTGTGGGCCCCAACTTTGTGGTCACCGTCCGGCACGCCGAGTCCCCTGACCTGGCCCGCGTCCGCAAGCGTCTGGAACGGGAAGTGGACCTGCTCTCCCTGGGACCGCAGGCGGTGCTGTACGCCATCCTGGACCAGGTGGTGGACGAGTACGCACCGGTGTCCGCGGGACTGGAAAACGACATCGACGAGATTGAAGACGAGCTCTTCGGCGGCGATGCCGAAGTTTCCCGGCGTATCTACGAGCTTTCCCGCGAAGTTATCGGCTGCCAGCGTGCCATCAGCCCACTGGAAACAGTGGTGGGCGAACTGCAGCGGAATCCGGGTAAGTACGGGGTGCCGCCCGAGCTGAAGGACAACCTGGGTGACGTGCTGGACCACGTGCTGCGCCTGATTGACCGGATCACGGCGTACCGCTCGCTGCTGGACAACGCCCTCTCGCTCAGCTCCACCCTGGCCTCGAACCGGCTCGCGGAGACTTCGGTGGCGCAGAATGAACAGACCAAAAAGATCTCCTCCTGGGCGGCCATCCTCTTTGCTCCGACCCTGGTGGGGACGGTGTACGGCATGAATTTCCAGAACATGCCGGAGCTGGACTGGCCGCTCGGCTATCCCATGGCCCTGACCCTGATGGTCCTGCTCGGCATCCTGCTCTATGGGGCATTCAAACGGAAGAACTGGCTCTAG
- a CDS encoding TatD family hydrolase, whose protein sequence is MRIFDPHIHMTSRTTDDYAAMYEAGVRALVEPAFWLGQPRTSVGSFIDYFDALLGWERFRAAQYGIRHHATIALNPKEANDPRCVPVLEEIPRYLGKEGVVAVGEIGFDSMTPAEDRAFSRQLELAAEFSLPALVHTPHREKLRGTQRTLDIVRESRVDPSMVVVDHLNETNVAMVKDAGAWMGFSIYPDTKMDEERLVAILHEYGTEKVLVNSAADWGKSDPLKTVSTAKAMLTGGFSADDVDRVLWQNPVDFYGQSGALILDPIPGFDGEELGGAGATFEGNSLLRGVRA, encoded by the coding sequence ATGCGAATCTTCGACCCGCACATCCATATGACCAGCCGCACGACCGACGACTACGCCGCAATGTATGAAGCCGGAGTGCGGGCACTGGTTGAGCCGGCCTTCTGGCTGGGCCAGCCGCGGACCAGCGTCGGATCCTTCATCGACTACTTTGATGCCCTGCTGGGCTGGGAACGGTTCCGGGCAGCGCAGTACGGAATCCGGCACCACGCAACCATCGCCCTGAACCCCAAGGAAGCCAACGATCCCAGATGCGTGCCCGTGCTGGAGGAGATTCCGCGGTACCTGGGCAAAGAAGGCGTAGTCGCCGTGGGAGAGATTGGCTTTGATTCCATGACGCCGGCCGAGGACAGGGCATTCAGCCGGCAGTTGGAGCTGGCCGCCGAATTCAGCCTCCCGGCGCTGGTGCACACCCCGCACCGGGAGAAGCTCCGCGGCACGCAGCGGACCCTGGACATTGTCCGGGAGTCGCGCGTTGACCCGTCCATGGTGGTAGTGGACCACCTCAACGAGACGAACGTTGCCATGGTGAAGGACGCAGGTGCCTGGATGGGGTTCTCCATTTACCCGGATACAAAAATGGACGAGGAACGCCTGGTCGCAATCCTCCACGAGTACGGAACCGAGAAAGTCCTGGTCAACTCCGCTGCAGACTGGGGCAAATCCGATCCGCTCAAGACGGTGAGCACAGCGAAGGCCATGCTCACGGGCGGTTTCTCGGCGGACGACGTCGACCGTGTCCTTTGGCAGAATCCGGTGGACTTCTACGGTCAAAGCGGTGCGTTGATCCTGGACCCGATCCCCGGCTTCGACGGGGAGGAACTCGGGGGAGCCGGAGCCACCTTCGAAGGCAACTCGCTGCTGCGGGGGGTCCGGGCCTGA
- a CDS encoding EboA domain-containing protein, which yields MTTAPSAPPFSIGYGTNGFTDHPLPEVLELLHEFGYGAVAMTLGHPHLDPFAPDLEARLSTLRSRLEELDLRVVIETGTRFLLNPREKHRPALVDEEAAVRVDFLHRAVDIAAALNAECVSFFSGILPLGTSPETGWHRLETRVAQVLGHASEKGVLLALEPEPGMFVETVADALELRSRLGDPEGLRLTVDIGHCVVVEPGGVRGALMDAGPLLANVQLDDMRSVAHEHLPFGEGEVDVPLALATLTELDYRGVAAVELPRHSFDAPGLAVRSMAALQSAWQDVQAERVAEQWLQQAVARIAADPAALPAVFAAAGRSVGRSPLHPATDPTAVLHGNRSDYARGELLRRLAGFLSPGQLAETLLSLYSGGDSAERRGVLRGLGSLAIHEPDLPAPVVAAGLQMTAEALRTNETGLVAAAAGPFAAAHLDQHNWRHAVLKLIFMGVSLAAVTDLNDRADDELARMAADFAAERQAAGRPVPDDVGLLLRTEASPTTSLKES from the coding sequence ATGACCACCGCACCGTCCGCACCGCCGTTCAGCATCGGCTACGGCACCAACGGTTTCACGGACCATCCGTTGCCGGAGGTGCTGGAGCTGCTGCACGAATTCGGCTACGGCGCTGTGGCCATGACCCTCGGCCATCCGCACCTGGACCCGTTCGCCCCGGACCTGGAGGCCCGTCTCAGCACGCTGCGCAGCCGGCTCGAGGAACTCGATCTTCGGGTGGTCATCGAAACCGGTACCCGGTTCCTCCTCAACCCCCGGGAAAAGCACCGGCCGGCCCTTGTGGACGAAGAAGCCGCAGTCCGGGTCGACTTCCTGCACCGGGCGGTAGATATCGCAGCGGCGCTGAACGCCGAATGCGTCTCCTTTTTCTCCGGCATACTGCCGCTCGGCACCAGTCCTGAGACGGGCTGGCACCGGCTGGAAACACGGGTGGCCCAGGTGCTGGGCCATGCCTCGGAGAAGGGTGTCCTGCTCGCACTTGAACCGGAACCCGGCATGTTCGTGGAGACGGTCGCTGACGCGCTTGAGCTTCGGTCCCGGCTCGGCGATCCGGAAGGTCTCCGGCTGACCGTGGACATAGGACACTGCGTAGTAGTGGAACCGGGCGGAGTGCGGGGCGCACTGATGGACGCCGGACCGCTGCTGGCCAACGTCCAGCTCGATGACATGCGGTCCGTTGCCCATGAGCACCTTCCGTTCGGCGAGGGAGAAGTCGACGTTCCGCTGGCCCTGGCCACTCTCACGGAACTGGATTACCGCGGAGTGGCCGCCGTCGAACTTCCCCGGCATTCCTTTGATGCGCCGGGACTGGCTGTCCGGAGCATGGCTGCGCTGCAGTCTGCCTGGCAGGACGTGCAGGCAGAACGTGTGGCGGAACAGTGGCTGCAGCAGGCGGTGGCCCGGATCGCCGCGGACCCCGCCGCCCTGCCCGCAGTCTTCGCGGCAGCCGGCCGCAGCGTTGGCCGCAGTCCGCTGCATCCTGCCACTGATCCGACGGCGGTCCTCCACGGCAACAGGAGCGACTACGCCCGCGGTGAGCTCCTTCGGCGGTTGGCGGGGTTCCTTTCTCCCGGGCAGCTGGCAGAGACGCTGCTTTCGCTCTACAGCGGGGGAGACTCCGCGGAGCGGCGCGGCGTGCTCAGGGGGCTCGGCTCCCTTGCCATCCATGAGCCTGATCTTCCGGCTCCGGTGGTCGCGGCGGGTCTGCAGATGACGGCGGAGGCGCTCCGGACCAACGAGACCGGACTGGTTGCAGCCGCCGCCGGACCCTTCGCTGCCGCCCACCTTGACCAGCACAACTGGCGGCACGCCGTCCTGAAACTCATTTTCATGGGGGTCAGCCTTGCCGCCGTGACCGACCTCAACGACCGGGCCGACGACGAACTGGCGCGCATGGCCGCCGATTTCGCTGCCGAACGGCAGGCAGCGGGACGTCCAGTGCCGGACGACGTCGGCCTCCTGCTGCGCACCGAAGCCAGCCCCACCACCTCCCTGAAGGAGTCCTAG
- a CDS encoding sugar phosphate isomerase/epimerase family protein: MGAAPAVAHKGKPGHHGKPGHKGNRPVPPGQISIQMYTLRSIMNGTEIDKNFARLARYGYNRVELAGLYGRTAREMKRTLDRVGIRATSSHEGISATPEALQTKISNARTLGQKYMVVPYLASTNADDWYRWADQMNAEAAVVRRAGIKYGYHNHAHEFTTDLGGGLTPWDIFTSRLDPRLVHLEVDLYWAVTGGVGVGAADPVQFAIDTIREAPQETLQYHVKDREASGDFADLGAGTIDFRRIFRAHQPKEYIVENDQPDVTPLQTAEVGYRYLRKIRF, encoded by the coding sequence ATGGGCGCTGCTCCTGCAGTGGCCCACAAAGGCAAGCCGGGCCACCATGGAAAGCCAGGCCACAAAGGCAACCGTCCGGTTCCCCCGGGACAGATCAGCATTCAGATGTACACCTTGCGCTCCATCATGAACGGTACGGAGATTGATAAGAATTTCGCCAGGCTGGCCCGCTACGGATACAACCGGGTGGAGCTGGCCGGGCTGTACGGACGCACTGCCAGGGAGATGAAGAGGACCCTGGACCGCGTGGGAATCCGGGCGACTTCCAGCCACGAGGGAATCAGCGCTACGCCGGAGGCCCTGCAGACCAAGATCTCCAATGCGCGCACCCTCGGCCAGAAGTACATGGTTGTTCCGTACCTCGCGTCAACCAACGCTGACGACTGGTACCGGTGGGCGGACCAGATGAATGCCGAAGCAGCCGTCGTGCGCCGGGCAGGCATCAAGTACGGCTACCACAACCATGCCCACGAGTTCACGACGGACCTGGGCGGCGGGCTCACTCCCTGGGACATCTTCACGAGCCGTCTTGATCCGAGGCTGGTCCATCTGGAAGTGGACCTGTACTGGGCAGTCACGGGCGGTGTCGGGGTAGGTGCTGCCGACCCCGTCCAGTTCGCTATCGACACGATCAGGGAGGCCCCGCAGGAGACCCTGCAGTACCACGTGAAGGACCGGGAAGCGAGCGGCGATTTCGCTGACCTGGGCGCCGGAACCATCGATTTCCGGCGTATCTTCAGGGCCCACCAGCCCAAGGAGTACATCGTCGAAAACGACCAGCCGGACGTCACTCCCCTGCAGACTGCAGAGGTGGGCTACCGGTACCTCCGCAAGATCCGTTTCTAG
- a CDS encoding zinc-dependent alcohol dehydrogenase family protein, with protein sequence MRGVVMHAPGDVRTEDRPDPTIEEPTDAVIRLAATCICGSDLWPYRGVEKVQDSAMGHEYIGVVEEVGAEVRTVKPGDFVVGSFWASDNTCVICRAGFQSRCVNAIPMGAIGTQAQLARIPLADGTLVATPGTPPSDLIPSLMAASDVLGTGWFGATAAQAGPGKTTVVVGDGAVGLMAVLAARELGAERIIAMSRNPQRQELARYFGATDILSQRGDEGVAAVKELTDGVGAHSVVEAVGTQESMLQAIHSTRSGGHMGFVGVTYEVALPGMELFFAEINMLGGPAPVRRFLPDLIQRIWDREIDPGRVFDLTLPLEEAAEGYRAMDERRAVKVLLTP encoded by the coding sequence ATGCGCGGCGTAGTAATGCATGCACCCGGAGATGTCCGCACCGAAGACCGGCCCGATCCCACCATCGAAGAACCCACCGACGCCGTCATCCGGCTGGCAGCGACCTGCATCTGCGGCTCGGATCTGTGGCCGTACCGGGGCGTGGAGAAAGTCCAGGACTCGGCCATGGGCCACGAGTACATCGGGGTGGTCGAGGAAGTCGGCGCCGAGGTGCGGACCGTCAAGCCCGGAGATTTCGTGGTCGGTTCCTTCTGGGCATCGGACAACACCTGCGTGATCTGCCGCGCCGGGTTCCAGAGCCGCTGCGTGAACGCCATCCCGATGGGAGCCATCGGCACCCAGGCGCAGTTGGCCCGGATTCCGCTGGCGGACGGCACCCTCGTGGCCACCCCCGGCACTCCCCCGTCGGACCTCATCCCCTCCCTCATGGCGGCCTCGGACGTGCTGGGCACCGGCTGGTTCGGCGCAACCGCGGCACAGGCCGGCCCGGGCAAAACCACCGTTGTGGTGGGCGACGGCGCCGTCGGGCTGATGGCGGTCCTGGCGGCACGGGAACTCGGCGCCGAGCGGATCATCGCCATGAGCCGCAACCCCCAACGCCAGGAACTCGCCCGCTACTTCGGCGCCACGGACATCCTGTCCCAGCGCGGCGACGAGGGCGTGGCCGCAGTGAAGGAACTCACCGACGGCGTGGGCGCGCACTCCGTTGTGGAGGCTGTGGGCACCCAGGAGTCGATGCTGCAGGCCATCCATTCCACCCGATCAGGCGGACACATGGGCTTTGTGGGCGTCACCTACGAAGTTGCCCTGCCGGGCATGGAACTGTTCTTTGCCGAAATCAACATGCTGGGCGGCCCGGCCCCGGTGCGGCGCTTCCTGCCGGACCTGATCCAGCGGATCTGGGACCGGGAAATCGACCCTGGCCGCGTGTTCGACCTGACCCTTCCATTGGAGGAGGCGGCGGAAGGCTACCGCGCCATGGATGAGCGCCGTGCTGTCAAAGTACTGCTGACGCCCTAA
- a CDS encoding inositol-3-phosphate synthase — translation MIRDTHEGLEAEPGGKAAPGAAHGNGGYGRTGIWLIGARGSVATTAVIGLAAIASRLVKPLGCVTEQDAFDGVCLPDYADLVVGGHDISGVSILKRGEKLAEAGMVPAHLLESVRAQLQEADGRVRPGYDPAGAPEPQAEAVRRLAGDILAFKETNGLRRVIVVDVASTEAPPAQLDEYCDSGLLREALEDPARSVLPASSVAAYAAVLAGSPYICFTPSVALNIPALYELAGAAQVPTAGQDGKTGQTWLRSVLAPALAARGLHVLSWAGTNLLGGGDGATLADSRAVSGKLLSKNRGLRELTGGAVTPLHIDNVPDLGETKVAWDHIHVEGFLGSRLTIQTTWTAYDSMLAAPMILDLARLMALADAAGETGHVGALGFFFKDPWGSAEHSFAQQVNNLVQWAQEASSRISSRAGKEKQ, via the coding sequence TTGATCAGGGACACCCATGAGGGACTGGAAGCTGAGCCGGGCGGGAAAGCCGCACCCGGTGCCGCTCACGGGAACGGCGGCTACGGCCGCACCGGCATCTGGCTTATCGGAGCACGGGGGTCAGTGGCAACGACGGCGGTGATTGGGCTTGCGGCCATCGCATCACGGCTCGTGAAACCACTGGGATGCGTCACCGAACAGGACGCCTTCGACGGCGTGTGCCTCCCGGATTACGCGGACCTGGTAGTCGGCGGCCATGACATCAGCGGTGTTTCAATTCTCAAGCGGGGAGAGAAACTTGCTGAAGCGGGGATGGTCCCGGCACATTTGCTTGAATCGGTCCGGGCCCAGCTGCAGGAGGCTGACGGGCGGGTGCGTCCCGGGTACGATCCAGCCGGCGCACCAGAACCGCAGGCTGAGGCCGTAAGGCGCCTGGCCGGAGACATCCTGGCGTTCAAGGAAACCAACGGGCTGCGGCGGGTAATCGTCGTGGACGTCGCCTCCACCGAAGCGCCGCCGGCCCAGCTCGACGAATACTGCGATTCCGGGCTCCTCCGGGAAGCCCTCGAGGACCCGGCACGGTCAGTGCTTCCAGCCAGCTCAGTGGCGGCCTACGCAGCAGTCCTGGCAGGGTCTCCCTACATCTGCTTCACTCCGTCCGTCGCCCTGAACATTCCTGCCTTATATGAGCTCGCGGGAGCCGCCCAGGTTCCCACCGCAGGCCAGGACGGCAAGACGGGCCAGACCTGGCTGCGGTCGGTGCTTGCTCCGGCACTGGCTGCGCGCGGTCTCCATGTCCTGTCCTGGGCCGGAACCAACCTGCTGGGCGGCGGTGACGGAGCCACTCTGGCAGACAGCCGGGCCGTCTCCGGAAAGCTGCTGTCGAAGAACCGGGGGCTGCGGGAGCTCACAGGAGGCGCAGTCACCCCGCTGCACATTGACAACGTGCCGGACCTGGGTGAGACCAAGGTGGCGTGGGACCACATCCACGTGGAAGGGTTCCTGGGCTCCCGGCTGACCATCCAGACAACCTGGACCGCCTACGACTCCATGCTGGCGGCTCCGATGATCCTGGACCTCGCCCGCCTGATGGCGCTCGCAGACGCGGCCGGAGAGACAGGACATGTGGGTGCCCTTGGTTTCTTCTTCAAGGATCCCTGGGGTAGCGCGGAACACTCCTTCGCGCAGCAGGTGAACAACCTGGTGCAGTGGGCGCAGGAAGCCAGCAGCCGGATCTCGTCCCGGGCGGGGAAGGAGAAGCAGTGA
- a CDS encoding M23 family metallopeptidase yields MDPLLLQLPFTGRWTVQNSPANRVPSHGTHLFGTTYAIDFVAVDERGRSAPPSFRAAFGTEPPEDFTGFGVPVLAPAAGVVTAVHDGEPDHEARRSPLSLAGYALSQRERVRQGPAGIAGNHVVLAVGSGPDRAYILLAHLRRGSTAVAVGDTVLPGTQVGNCGNSGNSTEPHVHVQASDSMDWERAHGLPLAFARPGTGEPWLPRNREIFDAG; encoded by the coding sequence ATGGACCCCCTGCTCCTCCAGCTCCCCTTCACCGGCCGCTGGACGGTACAGAACAGCCCTGCGAATCGGGTTCCCAGCCACGGGACCCACCTGTTCGGCACCACCTATGCGATCGACTTCGTCGCGGTCGATGAGCGCGGACGCTCCGCACCGCCGTCGTTCCGTGCGGCATTCGGCACCGAGCCGCCGGAGGATTTCACCGGGTTCGGCGTTCCGGTGCTCGCGCCGGCTGCGGGGGTTGTCACGGCAGTGCACGACGGCGAACCGGACCACGAGGCGCGCCGCTCACCTCTGTCCCTGGCCGGGTACGCACTTTCGCAGCGGGAGCGTGTCCGGCAGGGCCCCGCCGGGATCGCCGGAAACCATGTGGTGCTGGCGGTCGGTTCCGGGCCGGACCGGGCCTACATCCTGCTGGCCCACTTGCGGCGCGGTTCAACGGCCGTAGCTGTCGGGGACACCGTCCTTCCCGGGACGCAGGTCGGGAACTGCGGCAACTCCGGAAACAGCACCGAGCCGCACGTCCATGTGCAGGCCAGCGACTCCATGGACTGGGAACGGGCACACGGGCTGCCGCTCGCGTTCGCCCGCCCGGGCACCGGCGAGCCGTGGCTGCCCCGCAATCGGGAAATCTTCGACGCCGGCTGA
- a CDS encoding META domain-containing protein encodes MRTRFTFLALALLLGAAACAADPGGSGSPASPDDSGSGGPSPSSSAAGSAAGTWGNPENTREPSLELHEDGRLTGTDGCNRLMGQWALEEGKVIFKEVAMTMMACPDVDQWLASAVSAVPAADTLLVYDGAGNEIGTLTR; translated from the coding sequence ATGCGCACCCGGTTTACGTTTCTGGCCCTGGCCCTGCTGCTGGGTGCAGCGGCCTGCGCGGCCGACCCTGGCGGCTCCGGCTCCCCCGCCTCTCCGGATGATTCCGGCAGCGGCGGGCCCTCGCCGTCGTCGTCCGCCGCTGGAAGCGCGGCCGGAACCTGGGGCAACCCGGAGAATACGCGCGAACCTTCACTGGAGCTGCACGAAGACGGACGCCTCACCGGCACCGACGGATGCAACCGGCTGATGGGCCAATGGGCCCTTGAAGAGGGGAAAGTGATCTTCAAGGAAGTGGCCATGACCATGATGGCCTGTCCCGATGTCGACCAGTGGCTGGCTTCGGCGGTCAGCGCGGTCCCTGCCGCGGACACGCTGCTGGTGTACGACGGCGCCGGCAACGAGATCGGCACCCTCACCCGGTAG
- a CDS encoding SCO3242 family prenyltransferase, whose translation MSRPGDYLELVRAPAVLTVLGDSVAGGAAAGRSLAGRRALMPLASACLYAGGMALNDYADRDLDAVERPERPIPSGRISARNALTAASALTAAGLGLCAAAGGRGALAVGVPLAVSIWTYDLVAKNHALPGAVSMGTCRALDVLMGAGAGHIKPALGAAGIMGGHTAAVTLLSRGEVNGTDAATASGAAVTTGVLAALVAAGSAGPPAKTLAVLGAAAAYALRCAPAQIRAARNPAAGNALSATKAGIRAMVPLQAALAVRHGHPAAAGALIGVDIIGRIIRSRPRGRRVSES comes from the coding sequence GTGAGCCGGCCCGGAGACTACCTGGAGCTGGTCAGGGCTCCCGCTGTCCTGACCGTGCTGGGTGATTCGGTGGCGGGCGGCGCTGCCGCCGGGCGGTCCCTGGCCGGGCGGCGCGCGCTGATGCCGCTGGCCAGCGCGTGCCTGTACGCCGGTGGAATGGCACTGAATGACTACGCTGACCGGGACCTCGACGCCGTCGAGCGTCCCGAGCGCCCCATTCCTTCCGGGCGGATCAGCGCCCGGAACGCCCTCACGGCGGCATCTGCCCTTACGGCGGCGGGACTTGGCCTGTGTGCGGCTGCCGGAGGGCGCGGTGCCCTGGCCGTGGGGGTTCCGCTTGCGGTCTCGATCTGGACGTATGACCTGGTGGCAAAGAACCATGCCCTTCCGGGCGCCGTGTCAATGGGAACCTGCCGGGCCCTTGATGTCCTCATGGGAGCGGGGGCCGGGCACATTAAGCCGGCGCTTGGGGCAGCAGGAATCATGGGGGGCCATACGGCAGCCGTGACCCTCCTGTCCCGGGGTGAGGTCAACGGCACGGACGCCGCCACCGCTTCCGGCGCCGCAGTAACCACGGGTGTCCTGGCGGCGTTAGTCGCCGCAGGATCCGCCGGGCCGCCGGCCAAGACGCTCGCGGTCCTCGGCGCCGCGGCTGCCTATGCCCTGAGATGCGCACCCGCCCAGATACGGGCAGCGCGCAACCCGGCTGCCGGCAACGCCCTGAGCGCAACCAAAGCAGGCATCCGCGCGATGGTACCGCTTCAGGCGGCGCTCGCGGTGCGTCACGGACACCCGGCGGCTGCAGGTGCGCTGATCGGTGTCGACATTATTGGCCGGATCATCCGTTCCCGTCCCAGGGGCAGGAGAGTGAGCGAGTCATGA
- a CDS encoding ROK family transcriptional regulator: protein MSDISNVSGLASSGASELFQILRDGKPRTRSELAEQMGLARSTVTLRIEALMDLGLVGFVQDAVSTGGRPSSRIALKAGSRVVMGVDIGASHLQVAVTDLTGHLLSQSARTMEITLGPETVLEAVVEIGSELLAATGRSTEDLLAVGIGLPGPVEHSTGRPINPPIMPGWNAYNVPGFLQSRFHVPVLVDNDVNIMALGERNMAWPEVDDLLFVKVATGIGSGIVSSGMLQRGADGVAGDIGHIRVHGGTGVPCHCGNTDCLEAIASGPAIAAKLRQRGLEASGSEDVVALVRAGNTEAIHAVRQAGRDVGDVLSACISLVNPSVIVIGGSMALAGEHFIAGIRETVYSRTIPLATQHLQIVHSSSGLDAGVLGASMLAIHHAMSPQRIDAMVSGLSNA from the coding sequence GTGAGTGACATAAGTAACGTCAGCGGGCTGGCCTCCTCCGGAGCGAGCGAGCTCTTCCAGATCCTTCGCGACGGCAAACCCCGGACCCGGTCCGAGCTGGCCGAGCAGATGGGGCTGGCGCGCTCGACAGTCACCCTTCGGATCGAAGCACTCATGGACCTGGGGCTCGTGGGGTTCGTCCAGGATGCCGTGTCCACCGGCGGCCGCCCCTCGTCACGCATCGCCCTCAAGGCAGGCAGCCGGGTTGTCATGGGAGTGGACATCGGAGCGTCGCACCTCCAGGTGGCAGTTACGGACCTCACCGGCCATCTGCTGTCCCAGTCCGCCCGGACCATGGAGATCACCCTGGGGCCGGAAACCGTCCTCGAAGCCGTGGTGGAAATAGGCTCCGAGCTGCTCGCTGCCACCGGGCGGTCAACCGAAGACCTCCTGGCGGTGGGCATCGGCCTGCCGGGCCCGGTGGAACACAGCACCGGACGGCCCATTAATCCGCCCATCATGCCGGGCTGGAACGCCTACAACGTACCCGGATTCCTGCAGTCGCGGTTCCACGTCCCCGTTCTGGTAGATAACGACGTGAACATCATGGCCCTGGGCGAGCGCAATATGGCCTGGCCCGAGGTAGATGACCTGTTGTTCGTCAAGGTTGCCACCGGTATCGGCTCAGGCATCGTCTCGAGCGGAATGCTGCAGCGCGGGGCGGACGGAGTTGCCGGGGACATCGGGCACATCCGCGTACACGGCGGCACCGGAGTGCCGTGCCACTGCGGAAATACTGACTGCCTGGAAGCCATAGCGTCCGGGCCTGCCATCGCCGCCAAGCTGCGGCAGCGGGGCCTGGAGGCCAGCGGCAGCGAGGATGTCGTGGCACTGGTCCGCGCCGGAAACACGGAGGCCATCCACGCAGTCCGGCAGGCCGGGCGCGACGTTGGGGACGTCCTCTCCGCGTGCATCAGCCTCGTCAATCCCTCGGTGATTGTCATTGGTGGATCCATGGCACTGGCCGGTGAGCACTTTATTGCCGGAATCCGGGAGACGGTGTACTCCCGAACGATTCCCCTTGCCACCCAGCACCTGCAGATAGTGCATTCCAGCTCCGGCCTTGACGCCGGCGTGCTGGGGGCAAGCATGCTGGCCATTCACCATGCCATGTCCCCCCAGCGCATTGACGCCATGGTTTCCGGCCTGAGTAACGCCTAG